TTAAAATCTCCATTTTTGTTTTACTATTAGATTCAAATAATGCATTTAGATATGGATTGTCTTTGCTATCCAAATTTGGATATAATATAAATTGAGGTTTTTCGCCATTTTCCAATTCAACAGTCATATTTCCCCAAACAGCTGCTTCATCAGGAAGAAAGGTTAAATCAATTGTATATTTTGCTGAAAATACTATCACAAAAGATAATATAACCATAATAATCAGTAATACCTTTTTCATTTATTTCCCCCTCCAAGCATTTCATCAAGGAATTTAACAGCATTTTCTTCTGTATAACCTATACTTTCAAGAAGTTCTATGGCAAAAGAACGTGTTATTTTTTCAGTAAGCAATAACTCTAAAATCTTCTTTTCTTCAATTGTTAATACCATATTTTCCTCCTTTAAATTAGAAGAGTCTTTTAAATTTTCATTAACTTTATTATTCTCCTTGTTTATTTTTTCAACATTTTCAATTCTTTTTAATTCAATATTTAAATCACCAGAAACACTTATAAAATCAATTATTCTATTTTCTCTTTTTTGATTAAATTCCACATCTATACCTTTTAAATATATATCTCCACTTGCTGTTTTTTTATTTACATAAACCTTTTCATTTCCAGCAATAACTAAATCACAATCACCAGAAACATTCTTTACATAAACCTTTTCAAAGTCTTCGATTAAATAATCCACACTTAAATCACCAGAAACATTCTTAAAGTCTATAACCTTACATGGAGTTTTTGAAATATCAAGATCACCACTGGTACTTGAAAAATTGATTACATCAATGGAAGAGTTATTTATGTCAGTATCTCCAGAAACAGTTTTTATATCAAATTTTTTTAAAGTTATGCCGTTACAGTCACAATCACCGGTAACACT
This is a stretch of genomic DNA from Marinitoga piezophila KA3. It encodes these proteins:
- a CDS encoding DUF4097 family beta strand repeat-containing protein, whose translation is MNGILTRDGVKKIVIKAVGIDLDVVSSKNETNIFEYDDLPSDCEIVENVKGDTWIIEVKKEENSFLKKFFGFSGGVYGDATLKISKDIEELSINSVTGDCDCNGITLKKFDIKTVSGDTDINNSSIDVINFSSTSGDLDISKTPCKVIDFKNVSGDLSVDYLIEDFEKVYVKNVSGDCDLVIAGNEKVYVNKKTASGDIYLKGIDVEFNQKRENRIIDFISVSGDLNIELKRIENVEKINKENNKVNENLKDSSNLKEENMVLTIEEKKILELLLTEKITRSFAIELLESIGYTEENAVKFLDEMLGGGNK